Proteins from one Coregonus clupeaformis isolate EN_2021a chromosome 29, ASM2061545v1, whole genome shotgun sequence genomic window:
- the LOC121544442 gene encoding photoreceptor cilium actin regulator-like, which produces MGCSPSNGNNFGGQDTFRRGRTLLPGGQESPGKSQSDDGGSGGSSGTGDTDGETWERGSGERRVAGQTYSVQKEAPSTPQKKRPTLTELVTEGVILDKKVGTQETDINTGPHGKEKQRDKQDMADKKGGRKPKKNGKGIKPTKKKEKENKSLLVEQKVDFPEPLVKAHQAVYAYLNPSINKYEILLGLLDQATQTQVSVQPMVTFMAMRYEEINRGLEEMADEGERLLKDNGEHLAWPSPMKNLSSFPPLKVGSTNAEPSPDLLQQLLQYTTQRMQNVGQSVGGIGDSALEEAAEYFISVSELLEEKLKAKRKVETRLMQLLTRIEAASLRKPGPEDSALFSEDSGIGAESESLAGSERVRPESCEYTATNRTTPYSPIGSNATPVQQGAPRQHFTKKVSPSNSLNSIHSTCTIMGKEQKDTESLLGSAFLDDGEEDDDDDDEGEEEGEGGRKRSNSSQSDPNQQPRRLAPRRIENPQNVEMTLKMKDAISGRIRFVPSQCDSAKTKPTDSPKISRRQWTDGEERSPKRPQTAAPVQRAIKKTPVPKECRSQSAESLHSKGEDPTLLELERTQRDLSQRLERMSKGRMEGNANTGPAKQNPGDTAKSPASNRLQSTLQKNNNTLPIQDKAGLTKHSSWEQGATKDMEEENKKKDKKTPKGQLKATPPPSPPLSPRPSSGLYRGRKSVKRLIDTFSQGVDEPKQEASKVLGPIKGVRKCGVPVMPGVGDIEAILRSGVSSCRTDDFDLQSLPPPPLEVLMDNSFEDAQSLTVSEVDDGVASRGRSPVPKRATASQKLRASMQSVTLLPSRGNLPQGSSSMSPARTVRQDTSASSRISHHEPQLEVDPETEEAATLYKQARKVIHLRHSSESPMEKGQAVPRRPSPNRAASGRRQSDDCPFETVPPSSTVNSQPPATLPISRARMLPSTPSTPTGLHRRLPSPPASRQVMTPNSTSSGSTHSFKAPSPPASPRVQRWRRENSIKDSTPAASAISQLISNARSVFCPATPSLFEAQPCPVPRPPQTWASTGGHVVPRPWGDRGRLPMSVRGPQPFIRRSQSDQRPSLSLPPRATIVSFAETCGSEPTISTQGLEDEPTRDDKSWDSQSDFRGNARSASHPDLCIVGQGLTL; this is translated from the exons ATGGGCTGTTCCCCATCTAATGGTAACAATTTTGGGGGTCAGGACACCTTTAGAAGGGGCAGGACACTACTACCAGGGGGCCAAGAGAGCCCAGGGAAGTCCCAGTCTGATGATGGAGGGAGTGGAGGCTCCTCCGGAACAGGAGACACAGATGGAGAGActtgggagaggggaagtggggagaggagagtggctggTCAGACCTACTCTGTTCAGAAGGAAGCACCTTCAACCCCACAGAAAAAGAGACCCACCCTGACCGAGTTGGTTACAGAGGGGGTCATCCTGGACAAAAAAGTGGGGACTCAAGAGACAGATATCAACACAGGGCCACATGgaaaagagaaacaaagagataAGCAAGATATGGCTGACAAAAAGGGTGGACGAAAACCGAAAAAAAATGGCAAAGGAATCAAACCGACCaaaaagaaagagaaggagaataAATCTCTCCTTGTGGAGCAGAAAGTTGACTTTCCGGAACCTTTAGTGAAAGCCCACCAGGCTGTGTATGCCTATTTGAATCCAAGCATCAACAAATATGAGATTCTGCTGGGGCTCCTGGACCAGGCGACCCAAACCCAGGTGTCTGTGCAGCCAATGGTGACCTTCATGGCTATGCGCTACGAGGAAATCAACCGAGGGCTGGAGGAAATGGCAGACGAGGGTGAAAGGCTTCTGAAGGACAATGGGGAGCATCTCGCCTGGCCAAGCCCAATGAAAAACCTATCCAGTTTTCCCCCTCTGAAGGTTGGATCCACCAATGCTGAGCCTTCACCAGACCTCTTGCAGCAGCTACTTCAGTATACCACTCAAAGGATGCAAAATGTGGGCCAGTCTGTGGGCGGCATTGGGGACTCTGCCTTAGAGGAGGCAGCTGAGTACTTCATCTCTGTCTCTGAGCTGCTGGAGGAGAAATTAAAAGCTAAGCGTAAGGTGGAGACAAGACTGATGCAGTTGCTGACTCGCATTGAGGCTGCCTCACTCCGTAAGCCCGGACCAGAGGACTCTGCATTATTCAGTGAGGACAGTGGAATTGGGGCCGAGAGCGAGTCACTAGCTGGGTCTGAAAGAGTTCGCCCTGAAAGCTGTGAGTACACTGCGACCAACCGAACCACTCCTTACAGTCCTATTGGCAGCAATGCTACCCCAGTCCAGCAAGGGGCACCAAGGCAACATTTTACTAAGAAGGTGAGCCCCAGCAACTCCCTAAACTCCATACACTCAACCTGCACCATAATGGGTAAAGAGCAGAAAGACACAGAGTCACTATTAGGATCTGCCTTTTTAGATGATGGTGAGgaggatgacgatgatgatgatgagggggaagaagagggagaaggTGGCAGGAAGCGATCTAACTCTTCACAATCTGATCCTAACCAGCAACCTCGTCGCCTGGCACCCAGGCGCATAGAGAACCCTCAAAATGTGGAAATGACCCTGAAAATGAAAGATGCCATAAGTGGTCGGATTAGATTTGTTCCCTCACAATGTGACAGTGCCAAAACTAAACCAACAGACAGCCCCAAGATCAGCAGGCGCCAGTGGACAGATGGGGAGGAGCGATCACCAAAAAGGCCCCAAACTGCAGCCCCTGTACAGAGGGCAATTAAAAAGACCCCTGTTCCCAAAGAGTGCCGTTCACAGTCTGCAGAATCCCTCCACAGCAAAGGTGAAGATCCAACACTTCTTGAACTTGAGAGGACACAGAGGGATCTGAGTCAGAGGCTAGAGAGGATGAGCAAAGGCAGGATGGAAGGGAATGCTAATACAGGTCCCGCTAAACAGAACCCAGGAGATACTGCAAAGTCCCCGGCATCCAATCGTCTACAATCCACCCTGCAGAAGAACAACAACACTCTTCCAATTCAGGACAAGGCAGGGCTCACTAAGCATAGCTCCTGGGAACAGGGGGCAACCAAGGACATGGAGGaggaaaataaaaagaaagacAAGAAAACCCCCAAGGGGCAGTTGAAAGCCACCCCACCTCCTAGCCCTCCACTGTCACCTCGTCCGTCCTCAGGATTGTACCGGGGAAGGAAATCTGTCAAAAGGCTGATTGATACCTTCAGCCAGGGGGTGGACGAGCCCAAACAAGAGGCCTCCAAAGTGTTAGGGCCTATCAAAGGGGTTCGAAAGTGTGGGGTCCCTGTTATGCCTGGAGTAGGTGACATCGAGGCCATACTGCGCAGTGGGGTCAGCAGTTGTAGGACAGATGACTTTGACCTACAAAGTCTGCCACCCCCTCCTCTTGAGGTCCtgatggacaattcctttgaagATGCACAAAGCCTCACAGTAAGCGAAGTAGATGATGGGGTTGCAAGTAGGGGTCGATCCCCTGTTCCCAAGAGGGCTACGGCATCTCAGAAGCTCCGTGCCTCCATGCAGTCTGTGACATTGCTACCCAGCAGAGGCAACCTGCCCCAGGGCTCTAGCAGCATGTCCCCTGCCCGGACTGTACGGCAGGATACCTCTGCTAGTTCCAGGATTAGCCACCATGAGCCTCAGCTGGAGGTAGACCCCGAGACAGAGGAGGCGGCCACTCTCTACAAGCAAGCCAGAAAAGTCATCCACTTGCGGCACTCCTCAGAGTCTCCAATGGAGAAAGGTCAGGCTGTGCCCAGGAGGCCCTCTCCCAATCGAGCAGCATCGGGAAGGAGACAGAGCGATGACTGCCCCTTCGAGACAGTGCCTCCCTCTTCAACCGTCAATAGCCAACCACCTGCCACCCTGCCTATATCTAGAGCTCGAATGCTGCCTTCCACACCTTCAACCCCAACCGGCTTGCATCGAAGACTCCCAAGCCCACCTGCCTCAAGACAAGTAATGACCCCAAACTCCACCTCTTCTGGCTCCACACATTCTTTCAAGGCACCCTCACCACCAGCGTCCCCTAGGGTACAAAGATGGAGACGAGAGAACAGCATCAAGGACTCCACACCAGCGGCTTCAGCTATCTCTCAGTTAATCAGTAACGCTCGCTCTGTTTTCTGCCCGGCCACGCCCTCACTGTTTGAGGCCCAACCCTGTCCCGTACCCCGCCCCCCCCAGACTTGGGCATCCACCGGTGGCCATGTAGTCCCACGTCCCTGGGGAGATCGTGGCAGGCTCCCTATGTCTGTGCGAGGGCCACAGCCTTTCATCCGACGCAGCCAGTCAGACCAGAGGCCCAGTCTAAGCCTGCCGCCCAGGGCAACCATCGTCTCATTCGCAGAGACTTGTGGGAGTGAGCCAACTATCAGCACACAAGG GCTGGAGGACGAGCCAACCAGAGACGACAAGTCATGGGACAGCCAATCGGATTTTAGAGGGAATGCCCGCTCTGCTTCACACCCAGACCTATGCATTGTGGGTCAGGGCCTTACATTGTGA